In Tumebacillus amylolyticus, the sequence CAGAAAGGAGGAACTCAGATGGCGCATCACCCGATGTACAAACGTTGTTGCAAGATGGTGAACAAGCAAGTCACGTTGCATCACCACGATGGCCGACGCCTCCATGGGACTCTTCGACATGTCACTCCGGAGGGCGTGTACGTTACACCGTACGGCCATGCCGGGATGATCTCTGCTGCCAATCCCTCCCTCCATCTCCACACGGCCGACAGTGGTCAACTTGACACCGACGCGACTCCGATCTTCTTCGGAGCCCTGTTCGTCCCCTTTGCTGCACTGGCCGGTTTGACCGTAGGCTTTGCCGCCGGCGCTTTGGCGACACGTCCGTACTACTGGTAGGAAAAAGGAACCCTGTGCGCAACTTGTGCGTACAGGGTTCTTTTTTTAGAGCAAGTTTTGCAATTCCCGTTTCAATTCGTCACGCGAACACGGTCTCAGTTTCGCCTGTTCGCCGTGGCTGCCCTCCACTTCGCTGATCATCCACGTATGCGCAGAGCCGGGCAGCAGCAGGATTCCGCCCGTCGAGTACGGGTCCCGATTGTCTTCCGTGTACTCGATGCGCAAGATCGACCAAAATCCCTCTGTTTGTTGCAGGTCGCGAGCGATCATGTCGGAGATTTCTTCCGGGAGACCGGAGTCTAGTAGGGTCGGGTGCAAATCGAGGCCGTTCTCCCGCTCTGCGACGCTGTCGGCAAACCGATTCCACAGCAGAGGCTCTTGAGATTCTGCCGCCTCGTACTGAATCGACAGAAACGATTCGACCGTTTCCACCACGTCGTCCAGATTCTCCAGCCGTTGTACCCGGTGGATGACGCCCTGCCGAATCTCATGCGTCGTAAGCGTTCCCTGCGCGACGTGCAAGCCGAGGGTGAGTTCTTGGCCATTCTCCCATTTGCTGAGGCGGATCGAATGTTCGGCGTCTGCGATGGGGCGGATGGCTTCTTGGAGGTCGGGGTCAAGGGTGTGGGTTTGTCCATTTTCAAGCACCTGCAGCCACTCACGGGCTGCCAGCGAATGTCCGGCCGTCAACATCCGTACTTCCAACTCTTCATCGGACAGCGGTCCGATGGTCATGCCCAGCAAGCCCGCTGCCGTCTCTTGCCGTCCCATGACGGAAAGGGAGAGGATCATTTCTTCTACCGAGAGGGAAAAACGCTGAATGCTCATGAGGTTCCTACTCCTTTACTACGAAACCGATTTCTCTCAAATATTGCTTGGCTACTTTGGCACGGATTACGTTTCGAGTATTGAATTTAATGACTTTACCTTCTTTGGTGTACGCTGCCATTATGTACCACATCGTCGCCCAACTGAAAAAGAAAAAGTCCACGTCTTCATACTTTACAGAAAGCTTGCCGTCTGCAGATTGGACTCCCTGTTCATCAAAAACAAAGAATGGTTTGGAGACGAGAATATAGTAACTGCAGAGGAGAAAAAAGAACCCGAAAAATACTAATGTAACGGCACCCGTTATCAGAAATCGAAGCTTCCATTCTTCGGGGTAGATCTTGAAGATCATGAACAATGCCCCCGACACAAAAAGTAGACACCCAAGCCAACGTACGAACGCTACGAATCGACTGCTGTAAAGAATCAATTGTTTAGAATGCACGTTCTCCCTCCTTTTACATGATCGGTTTCATAAAGACTCCAGGTATACCAGCTTTCAAAGTATTGTCGTACTTGGCAACACTCGTTTTCGACGTAGTGTTTGCTTTGTCCAGTTGATTGGCGATTCCGTCACCTATTTTTTGTCCAAGGTCCCGAGCCACGCCATCTGTTTTTTCGGCAACCCACGCTCCTAACCATTCTCCCGCCATACCACCAAATGCCCCACCTATCACAGCACCTGCCGGCCCTATGAATGCCCCGCCGATTGCGCCACCGATCGCTGTGCCTACGATGGTACCGACAGACTTGAATACGACGGTGTTCAGCGAACTGGCGACGTCTCCGGAAAAGTTATGATAGAATTCCTGCTGGGTGACGCCGGGTTGGGTGTTTTTGTCCCAGGATTCCGTCAACTTATCCTTCTCGTCCCAAACGGTCATCGCGATTCCAAGCGGGCCCACTGCACGTTTTGCCAAATGCAAGGGCATCGTTTTAAAACCGATCTTGGCCGCACTGCCTTCCATGCCAGCGAAGTCCTTCAACTGATTCCCAAGCGATTTCTCTGTGATATTCGGTTGGCTAAATTTCTCGAATACGTTTTGGTTGGACCAACTGACAATCGAATTCCACTTCGAAAACCTCGACTCCCCCTTCACCCACCCGGCTGTTTTAATGAAATACGATCTGGGGTCTTGCGGGTCTTGCTCAAAACGGATGGAGCCGGACAAAATCAACGCAGTCACTGCGCCCGGTGCCAAAAAGTCAGACGCACTGGTGATGTCCTCGTCCTCTGATTTCTGTTGAGTCCCCGCCTTGATCTGCAGCCCGCCTCGTACCGCATTCATCCGTCCGACGAGCCCTTCGATGTCGTAAAACTGGGCAGATGCCGTCTGGTTGGCTTGCGCTTCCAGACTGTCAGCCTCTTGCTGCAATGAATGATAACGCCCTTGCAAATAATTCAACTCCATCTGCAACGAATAGCGTTCCTCCGGCTCTCCATTGTGAAGTTGAGACTGCAGAGCGTGAATTTGTCCTTCCATCCCCTGCGCCTGTTGCCGCAGGTGGTTCACGTTGTCCAAGTGGCCCGCAAGTTGGTTCAGCGACTGCGAGATGTGGTCAAACGCCAAACCCGCCGTTCGCAAGTCTTCACGGACTTTTCCCGCCAACGATCGAAAGTCTGTCGCGGCTTGGCCTTTCCATTGATCCGTCTCGGCTGCCTGTTCCACTCGCGAACTCAACCGCTGCACATCATGCACAGCCGACCCAAAACGAGAAGCCCCGTTGCGAAGTAAAAAAGTATTTGCAGGTTGCTTCAATTCTTCTCACTCCTATCCAAAACCAGTATACCAAAAAGAAAAGCAGATGGGAGAGTCTCCCATCTGCTTTTTCACGTATTTCTAGCGTCAGGGGCGGTTGTCAACAACGTCCCCATTTTTCGAGTTCGGTTCTGTGCCACGAATCTTTTTGTACAAGTTGATGACTCGCTTAATCATCGGCCAGCACAATTGCGGTACGCTGAAATAGACACACAGCACAGCGGCGATGATGTGCCACGTCCAGTCCCACGGTGTCGTCGCCGATAACCACTCCAGTTGTTTCTCCCACATACGGGTATCGCTCCTCACGTTTTTACCGGTCCGCGATGGGCCTACCCCTATTTTATGCGAAATGTTGTGGATATTAAATAGCCAGATGTAGCCATCCTGTGACAGTAGTTAGGAGATTCTTGCCCCTTCCAACTTACGGTAAATCCATGATAGCGTTTGCATGACGCCGGCCCATTGCTTCGCTTGCTTCAATTGCTTGTACCCGTCGGCCGCTTTCTGGAAGTGGTGCGACGCTTCTTCGTATGCTTCTTGTCGGCACGAGATCTCCCCGAGCAAGGCAAACACAGACGTCCGATGCTCCGGCTCCTCCGGGAAACGCTGCAACGCCATCCGGCAGGCTGCCTCCGCTTGGTTGGGATCGACTTCCATGGCGATCTTCGCCAATTCTACATACCCGATGCCGGCCTCCACGTCATAACCCGACTCGTCGAGCAGCGACAGAGAGTCTTGCAACACCGTGCAGACTTCGGACAAGTCGCCTTTGATCCCAAGCAAAACGGTATAGTGGTTCGGAAGTTCGGCGGCGAGGTCCAGAACACCCTCTTCGCGCAGAATCGTCGCTGCACGCTCCGTATAAGCATTGGCTTCCCACTCAAACGACATCTCGCGGAAGAAAGGCGAGATCATCAGCAACAGCCAGACGACCGAGCGGCGGTTCACCGTGCCTTCACAGCAAGAGACGGCGAGCCGGAAGCATTGCATCGCTTCTTTGACACGTCGCATCCGCTTCTGACACGTGCCAAGCAGAACGTACAAGTGCGTCGTCATCGCGCCGTCCTGGTTCGGCAGTCTCTCCGAGATCGCCAGTGCGCGGTCGTAGTGCCGCAATGCATATTCATAACGGGCTTGGGAGAACTCGAGATTCCCAAGTCCTCGATAGATCTCAATCATCGCTTTTTGGTTTTGCTCTACACACGCTTCTTCGAGTGCAAAGTGATACCAATGAAACGACTCCGGTAAATCTCCAACACGAAGGTAACACTCCGCCAGATGACACATCAAATCTACGGCCTCAACGCCAAAAAAAGGTTGCTTCAGCAACTCTTCCAATCGATCCAATGCCCCCGCGTAGTCCATCGACCGTTTTCTCTCCAACGCCTCTTGGTACAGGCTCAGAGCTTCCGCACGACGGTCCGTCTCCACGGTCAAATTGTCCAGCGTCACCTCCAGCTGATCCGCAATTGCGCTAAGGACGTTTGTTGCACGCCCCTCCGTCGACTTCATCTGCGTTACACCTTTGCCGACCCGCACTTCACGAATTCCCACGCCTAGAGTCATACACGCTGCCCCTCTCTCGATTAGTATTTATACGAGAGATTGTATCGAAACTTTGCGCAGTAAAAAATCTGTAGTTTTGTTAGTAGTTCCTACCAACCTTACTACCAAACTTCAAAAAGTAAAAAACCGCCCAAACGATCGGACGGTTTCTGAAAACAATGGGATTAGGTCAATTTAATCGAAATCACGATCGAGGGGGTTACGTCCGGACCCATATCTTGTGCCATCTTGACAAAGCCGGGGGTAACATCAGGGCCTCTATCTTCTGCAATCGAACTCGAAGCAAAGCCCGTCACCAACATCGAGATCATGACAAGCGCAAACAATTTCTTCATTCGTATGACTCCCTTCCGTCTCTTCTAAGAAGTTTATTCACTCGCGTAAGTACCTCGTAAGCTTCCTGGAATTTACCCATTTGCGAATAGATGTCTGCGGAAACTTGTAACGATTCAGCACTTTGCGTGTACATCTTCATCTTACCATATAATTCGCTAGATTTTAACGAGTGTATAATGGCATTTTCAAAATTTTTCTTCGACATTTCATTAAGAGCCTTACACCTATGGAGATAAGCAATACCTGACGACTGCTCATCTTTCACTTCAGTAGAAATTTTTTCAGCTTGAGACATATTTACATCCGCTAATTCCTGGTCACCGCTCTTGAAGCAGACCATAAAGGCTCGACCGTACAAATACACGGACATTTCCGGGTCTTCGAGATCATTTTCGAACTTAAATGCGAGGTCTTGGAGCTCCTTGACGGCACCCTTGTAGTTGTCTTTTGCTTCATAATAATAGAGATAATGTTGACGGGCGACATACGCATTTCGAAGGTCGTTCAAGGAATTGTACAAACTCAGAGCTTGGACAATATATTCTTTGCTTTTCGTGGCAATCGCCAAAGAGAACAGGGAACGCGCCAAATTCATGAGATCCGTTTTGTCCGAGTAATAGTCTCGGGCCTTGTCCAAGAAGAGTTGCGCATCTTCCTTGAATCCCAATTCGTTGCAGACGATCCCCAAATTCAGCGTGATGGCCGCCGCCGGTCTCGTCATGACCTCTTGACGCAACGAGACGTGATAGCCGTGCTCATACGCGGAGTACGCTTTTTCATAATCGCGTTGGAAATAGTAGGCATTGCCCAACTTGTTATACGCATCGCACAGCGTCTCATCGCTGACCGTCTGCTGCTTCTCCTGTGCCTGAACAAACTCCAACACCCGACGAGCCGCATCATGAGGGTAACCGGTCCGCGTCATGCATTCCATATGATTAAGGAACAGTACCTGCCTCTGGTGCTCCAGCAGTTCCTGCCCCTCCAACTCTTGAATCAACTCAAGCGCATACGCGTAGTCACGCTTGGACACCGACACACGGATGACATCCAGTTGGAACGAAATGTCCTGCGTACGCTCTTGCTCGCCCAGAATTTCACGTAGCGGAACACACAAACGCTCCGCTAACTTCTCCAAGGTACCCACCGACGGCAGGGCACGATCACATTCAATCTGACTGACTGTCGAATAGGAGCAAATCCCCTCTGACAACTGCTGTTGCGAGAGACCTTGTGCCTTTCTGTATTTCTTAAACCGTTGTCCGATCGTCATCTCTTGATCAACTATCATCGTGCCACCGCCCATTAGTTCATAGATTCCAACAATTATAATAACAGTGCCGTGAAAATTAGTACAGTAAATTTAACACAAAAAGATATTTATTGATAGCCCCTCACGCTAATAAAAAAACACCCGCTCCGCCACACAGGCAGAACGGGTGTTTTTTGTCAGAAAAAAACGCGTCAGACTAGCACCACGGAACCAACAGGATAAACAATACGAAAATGATCAGAAAGACGACCGCCCACTGGGTGTAACCGCCAAATGCACCGTACATGTCTCATTCCGCCTTTCCAGAGAAGATACTACATTCTATGGAAAAGCTCTGTCCTTGTCGTGGACGTCTGTCCCGTCTACTCGCCCGTTTTTTCAGCTTTTTCCAAAAGCGTCTTGACCGCGAGCTGCAAGAGATGCGCGAAACCTGCTTGGAGGTCGCCCGGCAACTTGCCCGCCATCGCGCGCTCGATGCGTGAGAAACTGTCCACCACATGAGCCGTCGTCATCCCGCGGGAACGCAGGAGACCGTCCAACCAGATCGCATAGTCCACGAACAATTTGTCTTGCTTCATATTGAATGCGATCTGCAAGTGCTCCAGATGATAAAACACATCTTCGCGACATTTCACTTTGCCGCGTTCGCCGTAGCGTTCCAAAAGCTCCGGAAACTCCTCATAGATGCCCGCCGTCACTTCATCGACGAGGGCGTTTGCGTCAAAGGGGTACGAAACCGTCATTGGTTGAATTCCTCCCTGATTTTCTCCTGACGTCTGCTCGTGAAGTACACCCCGAGGAGAATCAATCCACCCCCGAGTACCTGAGAGAACGTGATCGACTGACCGAGCAACAGCGAGATCAACGCCGTGAACAACGGGATGAAATTCAAAAACACCCCGGCTTGGCTTGGGCCGATCGCCCGAACTCCGACACTCCACAGGATATAGGAACCCACCGAAGGAAACAACACGATGTACGCCATGCCCATCATCCCGACCGATGTCAACTTCGAGGCATCAAACCCCTGCGCCAACGCAAACGGCAACATCACGACCACGCTGAAAAAAGTCGAGACCGCCGTCGCCGCAATCGGGGGGATGCCCGATGCCTTCTTCGATAATAACGTATAGACCGACCAGACGACCACGGCCACGACCATCAGCAGGTCGCCGCGGTTATACTCTGCTTGCAAGAGGACATTCCAATCCCCTTTGCAAAGCAATACGACGACTCCCACCAGAGAAACCAACAGCCCGGCCCATTGCTTGCCTTGCAGCCTTTCGCGCAGGAAGATCATCGCGAACACGACCAACACGGCCGGATTGAGCGCTTGGACGAACGCCGCAGAAGTCGAAGAGGTGAATTGTAACGCTTCATATAAAGTGAAATTATACATCACAGACCCGAGCAACCCCATGCACAGCAAGAGGAACCAGTGACGAAAAACCTGCTTCCACTGAGGACGTTCGAAAATCTGCGCCAACGGTACCAACAACACCAAAGCTCCCAGCCAGCGAGCCGTGGTCATCCATAACGGCGTCATTTCGGCTACGACGTATTTGCCGAATATATAATTGCCGGCCCAGAACAGATTGCACAACACCAGTATCAGCCACGCTTTGTATTTGTCCAAATATTTCGCCTCCCTACATAATGACGATTATATAGGACCGATGACGAAAAGCAAGAGATCAAAACCTTGGAGCGTACGACGCAGATCAATGGCATGTCCACCGATCAAATGAACCACGAAGAAAGCGGTCAAGGCATCGGCCTGTTCATGGTCAAGAAATTGCTCGACTACTTCTCCGGCGACATCCAAGGATCGACGTTCAGGATCTCCTTGCCGGTCAACGTCGGCTAACGGAAGTACACACAAAAAAGCAGACCGGGACGAACCGGTCTGCTTTTTACGATCACTGCAAGTTGACGGACGTCACGCTCTCCACAGACGAGATCTCCTGCAAGACTTTCTCCCAATCCAAGTTCGGCGGAAACGTCACCTCCATCTCGGTGACAGCGGAACCCTCCTCCTCTTGGATCGAGACATCGACGATGTTGATGCGGTGTTTGCCAAGGATCGTCGCGATGTCGGCCAGCAGAGCCGGTCGGTCGAAGGACGTATACGTCAATTGTTTGTGACGGGTGCGGTGCAAGCGGTTTTGCAACGGGTCGAGCCAGACCATGCAAGCGACGACGACCAACACGGATACGATCGCGACGAAGTATTGACCGCCGCCCACGGCAAATCCGATGATCAACGCCAACAACAACATCCCCGCCGTGGAGTAGCCGCTGATCGCAAAGCGATCGCTTCGCAAGAAAATCCCTGCAGCCAAGAACCCGCCGATCCCGCCGCCGACTTGGGCCGCCAACCGAGCCGGGTCGAAGCTGACACGGGGGTCGTTCTGAAATTCGGCAAATCCGTGCGTCGAGAGCCACATGAGCAGGCAACCGGATACGGCGACCAAGATGTGGGTTTTGAGCCCGGCCGACTTGTTCTTCCGCTCGCGTTCCAACCCCATGAGGGCGCCCAACACGACACTTAGCACCAAGCGCAGCAAGAAGACGAGATGAGTATGATCGATCATAAGAAGTAGGCAGCCTCCGATCTCCAAGTTCATTCATCTCTTTATTGTATCACCTTGTCGAAAAGATAGCCTTATGCTATAACCTATAATTAAGTCTAGTTGAGAGAGTAGAGAAGGGATGAGATCAGGAGTATGAGCAGAGACCAAGAGTTAGCACGCAGTCTGAAAGCGCGACATATCATGATGATCGCACTGGGCGGGGCGATCGGGGCTGGGATGTTCAAGGGCAGTTCCACCTCGATTGCGATGGCCGGACCCAGTGTCGTACTCGCCTACTTGCTGGGCGGCATCATTTTGTTGTTCGTCATGCAAGG encodes:
- a CDS encoding tetratricopeptide repeat protein — encoded protein: MTLGVGIREVRVGKGVTQMKSTEGRATNVLSAIADQLEVTLDNLTVETDRRAEALSLYQEALERKRSMDYAGALDRLEELLKQPFFGVEAVDLMCHLAECYLRVGDLPESFHWYHFALEEACVEQNQKAMIEIYRGLGNLEFSQARYEYALRHYDRALAISERLPNQDGAMTTHLYVLLGTCQKRMRRVKEAMQCFRLAVSCCEGTVNRRSVVWLLLMISPFFREMSFEWEANAYTERAATILREEGVLDLAAELPNHYTVLLGIKGDLSEVCTVLQDSLSLLDESGYDVEAGIGYVELAKIAMEVDPNQAEAACRMALQRFPEEPEHRTSVFALLGEISCRQEAYEEASHHFQKAADGYKQLKQAKQWAGVMQTLSWIYRKLEGARIS
- a CDS encoding helix-turn-helix domain-containing protein, which encodes MIVDQEMTIGQRFKKYRKAQGLSQQQLSEGICSYSTVSQIECDRALPSVGTLEKLAERLCVPLREILGEQERTQDISFQLDVIRVSVSKRDYAYALELIQELEGQELLEHQRQVLFLNHMECMTRTGYPHDAARRVLEFVQAQEKQQTVSDETLCDAYNKLGNAYYFQRDYEKAYSAYEHGYHVSLRQEVMTRPAAAITLNLGIVCNELGFKEDAQLFLDKARDYYSDKTDLMNLARSLFSLAIATKSKEYIVQALSLYNSLNDLRNAYVARQHYLYYYEAKDNYKGAVKELQDLAFKFENDLEDPEMSVYLYGRAFMVCFKSGDQELADVNMSQAEKISTEVKDEQSSGIAYLHRCKALNEMSKKNFENAIIHSLKSSELYGKMKMYTQSAESLQVSADIYSQMGKFQEAYEVLTRVNKLLRRDGRESYE
- a CDS encoding DMT family transporter, whose protein sequence is MDKYKAWLILVLCNLFWAGNYIFGKYVVAEMTPLWMTTARWLGALVLLVPLAQIFERPQWKQVFRHWFLLLCMGLLGSVMYNFTLYEALQFTSSTSAAFVQALNPAVLVVFAMIFLRERLQGKQWAGLLVSLVGVVVLLCKGDWNVLLQAEYNRGDLLMVVAVVVWSVYTLLSKKASGIPPIAATAVSTFFSVVVMLPFALAQGFDASKLTSVGMMGMAYIVLFPSVGSYILWSVGVRAIGPSQAGVFLNFIPLFTALISLLLGQSITFSQVLGGGLILLGVYFTSRRQEKIREEFNQ
- a CDS encoding ATP-binding protein; this translates as MERTTQINGMSTDQMNHEESGQGIGLFMVKKLLDYFSGDIQGSTFRISLPVNVG
- a CDS encoding MgtC/SapB family protein; protein product: MIDHTHLVFLLRLVLSVVLGALMGLERERKNKSAGLKTHILVAVSGCLLMWLSTHGFAEFQNDPRVSFDPARLAAQVGGGIGGFLAAGIFLRSDRFAISGYSTAGMLLLALIIGFAVGGGQYFVAIVSVLVVVACMVWLDPLQNRLHRTRHKQLTYTSFDRPALLADIATILGKHRINIVDVSIQEEEGSAVTEMEVTFPPNLDWEKVLQEISSVESVTSVNLQ